The following coding sequences are from one Gemmatimonadales bacterium window:
- the nuoB gene encoding NADH-quinone oxidoreductase subunit NuoB, with the protein MSPNWITTRLDFLANWGRSNSLWPMPFGTACCAIEYMATAASRFDIARFGMERQSFSPRQADVLICAGRLPFKLAPVIRRIWDQMPQPKWCISMGACASSGGIFDNYAMVQGIDTIIPVDVYVPGCPPRPEGLIYGIMLLQKKIMGETMIDPSLRVEQLVGPDGLFRRPADIDEVSEPFGNSVHQTRSA; encoded by the coding sequence ATGTCGCCCAACTGGATCACGACCCGTCTCGATTTCCTCGCCAACTGGGGTCGCTCGAATTCGCTCTGGCCGATGCCGTTCGGCACCGCATGCTGTGCCATCGAATACATGGCGACTGCGGCGTCGCGGTTCGACATCGCGCGCTTCGGGATGGAACGGCAGAGCTTCTCGCCGCGCCAGGCCGACGTGCTGATCTGCGCCGGCCGCCTGCCGTTCAAGCTCGCGCCGGTGATCCGCCGCATCTGGGACCAGATGCCGCAACCGAAGTGGTGCATTTCGATGGGCGCCTGCGCCTCGAGTGGTGGAATCTTCGACAACTACGCGATGGTGCAGGGGATCGATACGATCATTCCGGTCGACGTGTACGTGCCGGGATGCCCGCCGCGTCCCGAAGGGCTCATCTACGGCATCATGCTGCTGCAGAAGAAGATCATGGGCGAGACGATGATCGATCCCTCGCTGCGCGTCGAGCAGCTGGTCGGCCCTGATGGCCTCTTCCGCCGGCCAGCCGATATCGATGAAGTCTCCGAGCCGTTCGGCAACTCGGTCCATCAGACGAGGTCGGCGTGA
- a CDS encoding NADH-quinone oxidoreductase subunit A — translation MLQPYIPILLLLVFVVANAILIIGASTLLSSHRPTAVKSSAYESGMPVIGDARERFSVKFYLVAMLFIVFDIETVFMIPWAVAFQQMKEMGGVLLIEMFTFVIILGVGYVYIWKRGALQWD, via the coding sequence ATGCTGCAGCCCTACATCCCGATTCTCCTTCTTCTGGTTTTCGTGGTCGCCAATGCGATCCTGATCATCGGTGCCTCGACCCTCCTCTCGTCCCATCGCCCCACCGCCGTCAAATCGTCCGCCTACGAATCCGGGATGCCGGTCATCGGCGACGCCCGGGAGCGGTTTTCGGTCAAGTTCTACCTCGTGGCGATGCTGTTCATCGTCTTCGACATCGAGACGGTCTTCATGATCCCGTGGGCGGTGGCGTTCCAGCAGATGAAGGAGATGGGCGGCGTGCTGCTGATCGAGATGTTCACCTTCGTGATCATTCTCGGTGTGGGATACGTGTACATCTGGAAGCGCGGAGCACTGCAATGGGATTGA
- a CDS encoding NAD(P)H-dependent oxidoreductase subunit E, whose amino-acid sequence MNESHTAPHEPVFTGATLAKLESLYPMYPDKRSLLLPALWLVQEAREWISEDAIREVAEKLDLTAAYVRGVVTFYTMYHTHPVGRHFIQVCTTSPCGMCGAEDVARALVTETGCGDLGATSPDGRFTVIEVECLGACGFVTPILIDDDFIESVTPETVPAILARYS is encoded by the coding sequence GTGAACGAATCGCACACTGCACCGCATGAGCCGGTCTTCACGGGGGCGACGCTTGCGAAGCTGGAGTCGCTCTATCCGATGTACCCCGACAAGCGCTCGCTGCTGCTGCCGGCGCTCTGGCTGGTGCAGGAAGCGCGCGAGTGGATCTCGGAGGATGCCATCCGCGAAGTCGCCGAGAAGCTCGACCTGACTGCGGCGTACGTCCGCGGCGTCGTGACCTTCTACACGATGTATCACACCCATCCGGTCGGTCGCCACTTCATCCAGGTGTGCACCACGTCGCCGTGCGGGATGTGCGGCGCCGAGGATGTGGCGCGCGCGCTGGTCACGGAGACCGGCTGTGGCGATCTCGGCGCGACGAGTCCCGATGGCCGGTTCACGGTGATTGAGGTCGAATGTCTCGGCGCATGCGGCTTCGTGACGCCGATCCTGATCGACGACGACTTCATCGAGTCGGTCACGCCTGAGACCGTTCCCGCCATTCTGGCCCGGTACAGCTGA
- the dcd gene encoding dCTP deaminase yields MSIKSDRWIRRMAADHGMIEPFTDSQVRAGGISYGVSSYGYDMRVADEFRIFTNVLSAVVDPKNFDAKSFVEFKGDVCVVPPNSFALARSVEYFRIPRNVLTICVGKSTYARCGIITNVTPFEPEWEGHVTLEISNTTPLPARIYANEGICQVLFFEADDDDICETSYADKKGKYQAQRGVTLPRL; encoded by the coding sequence ATGTCTATCAAATCCGACCGCTGGATCCGCCGCATGGCGGCCGATCACGGCATGATCGAACCGTTCACCGACTCCCAGGTGCGCGCGGGCGGGATCTCGTATGGCGTCTCGTCGTACGGTTACGACATGCGCGTCGCTGACGAATTCCGGATCTTCACCAACGTCCTCTCCGCCGTCGTCGACCCCAAGAACTTCGACGCCAAGAGCTTCGTCGAATTCAAGGGCGATGTCTGCGTGGTGCCGCCCAACTCGTTCGCGCTGGCGCGGTCGGTCGAGTACTTCCGGATTCCTCGCAACGTGCTGACGATCTGCGTGGGGAAATCGACCTATGCCCGATGCGGCATCATCACCAACGTGACGCCGTTCGAGCCGGAGTGGGAAGGCCACGTGACGCTGGAAATCAGCAATACGACGCCGCTCCCCGCGCGGATCTATGCCAACGAGGGGATCTGCCAGGTGCTCTTCTTCGAAGCCGACGACGACGACATCTGCGAAACGAGCTACGCCGACAAGAAGGGGAAATATCAGGCGCAGCGCGGCGTCACCCTTCCCAGGCTCTAG
- a CDS encoding M28 family peptidase yields MSIRPSIVSAFLILTAASAAAAQSLSGFTPAGTAREEQFESRLQAIPDTLSAQNWTRALAAKPHVAGTPAQAETADYVLRHMASWGLDTQRIAFRVYLPYHDSTIVERITPTRVRLSLNEPPVPGDPTTILNPWPAMNGGSGKGDVTAPLVYVNQGLPADFARLDSLGVSVRGKIAIVRYGASFRGIKAREAEAHGAVGLLIYSDPIDDGFVRGAVYPDGPMRNPQEVQRGSIYNGDGDPTTPDWASTANARRVREDSLEISHIPVVPIGYGNAEILMKEMHGPAVPQGWQGGMKFDYHLGDSSVRVRVAVWPERGQRAYKTIYDTFGRLRGTDFPDEMVIVGGHRDAWGPGADDNISGTVSVMEAARAFATAASEGIRPRRTIVFATWDAEEWGLVGSTEWVQLMRDSLKAEAVAYYNQDESAAGRNFGAGGTATLQGLIRNATRTVQMPGDTGSIYEHWARPGIVGDAARPAGRNGGRRNGGPEAGRNARQVPEPRLGDLGGGSDFAGFYNYLGIPSIETGFSGRAGWYHSAYDTYTAMERFGDPGYLSHRAEGRLVSVIIARLANADVIPYDFAALGSYLGQLASPVAPLRIHEPDVSRVAPELTAVQQAAAALQSAGDRFNHVRDSVLARGDLSPSILAAANRDLRTAEPKLTRPEGLPGRPFMKNLVFASDRDNGYANVALPGIAEALRDNDIPRAQHEARDLAARIRAVATQVDAATGRLRGE; encoded by the coding sequence GTGTCGATCCGCCCATCCATTGTCAGCGCATTCCTGATACTCACGGCAGCGTCAGCCGCTGCCGCCCAGTCGCTTTCCGGCTTTACCCCCGCCGGAACCGCCAGGGAAGAGCAGTTCGAATCGCGCCTCCAGGCAATCCCCGACACCTTGTCCGCCCAGAACTGGACACGCGCCCTGGCTGCCAAGCCGCATGTCGCGGGAACCCCGGCGCAGGCAGAGACGGCCGACTACGTCCTCCGTCACATGGCCTCGTGGGGACTCGACACGCAGCGGATCGCGTTCCGGGTCTATCTCCCGTATCACGATTCGACGATCGTCGAGCGGATCACGCCAACGCGCGTCCGTCTGTCGCTCAACGAGCCGCCGGTTCCCGGTGATCCGACCACGATCCTGAATCCGTGGCCCGCGATGAACGGCGGATCGGGGAAGGGCGACGTCACAGCACCACTTGTCTACGTCAATCAGGGGCTTCCCGCCGATTTCGCGCGCCTCGATTCACTCGGCGTCTCGGTGCGCGGCAAGATCGCGATCGTTCGTTACGGCGCTTCGTTCCGCGGGATCAAGGCACGTGAGGCTGAAGCGCACGGTGCAGTCGGACTGCTGATCTATTCCGATCCGATCGACGACGGCTTCGTTCGCGGCGCGGTCTATCCCGACGGGCCGATGCGCAATCCGCAGGAGGTGCAGCGCGGGTCGATCTACAACGGGGACGGCGACCCGACGACGCCCGATTGGGCATCGACCGCCAACGCGCGTCGTGTCCGCGAGGACTCGCTCGAGATCTCGCACATTCCGGTCGTCCCGATCGGCTACGGCAACGCCGAAATCCTGATGAAGGAGATGCACGGTCCGGCAGTGCCACAGGGATGGCAGGGCGGGATGAAGTTCGACTACCACCTCGGCGACAGCAGCGTGAGGGTGCGCGTCGCAGTGTGGCCCGAGCGCGGGCAGCGCGCCTACAAGACGATCTACGACACCTTCGGGCGACTCCGCGGAACCGATTTTCCCGATGAGATGGTGATTGTCGGTGGCCATCGCGACGCATGGGGCCCCGGCGCCGACGACAACATCTCGGGCACCGTGAGCGTGATGGAGGCGGCGCGCGCCTTCGCCACTGCCGCGAGCGAGGGGATCCGTCCTCGCAGGACGATCGTCTTCGCGACGTGGGACGCCGAAGAATGGGGCCTTGTCGGCTCGACCGAGTGGGTGCAGCTGATGCGTGACTCGCTCAAGGCCGAGGCGGTCGCGTACTACAACCAGGACGAATCGGCAGCGGGGCGCAACTTTGGCGCCGGCGGTACGGCCACGCTGCAGGGGCTGATCCGCAACGCGACCAGGACGGTGCAGATGCCGGGCGATACCGGGTCGATCTACGAACATTGGGCGCGGCCGGGGATCGTCGGCGACGCCGCGCGCCCGGCCGGTAGAAATGGCGGCCGTCGCAACGGCGGTCCCGAAGCGGGCCGCAATGCGCGCCAGGTGCCGGAGCCGCGTCTCGGTGATCTTGGGGGCGGATCGGATTTCGCCGGCTTCTACAACTATCTCGGCATTCCGTCGATCGAGACCGGTTTCAGCGGTCGCGCGGGGTGGTATCACTCGGCATACGACACCTACACCGCGATGGAGCGCTTCGGCGATCCGGGATATCTCTCCCATCGCGCAGAGGGGCGCCTCGTGTCGGTGATCATCGCGCGCCTCGCCAACGCCGACGTGATTCCCTACGACTTCGCCGCGCTCGGCAGTTACCTCGGCCAGCTTGCGAGCCCGGTCGCACCATTGCGGATTCACGAACCCGATGTGAGCCGCGTCGCGCCGGAGTTGACGGCAGTGCAGCAGGCCGCCGCGGCGCTGCAATCCGCGGGCGACCGATTCAACCACGTTCGGGACTCGGTGCTGGCGCGGGGCGATCTGAGTCCGTCGATCCTGGCGGCCGCGAATCGAGACCTCCGCACCGCCGAACCAAAGCTGACACGGCCGGAGGGGCTTCCGGGCCGGCCATTCATGAAGAACCTGGTCTTCGCGTCGGATCGCGACAACGGCTACGCCAATGTCGCCCTTCCCGGAATCGCCGAGGCGTTGCGCGACAATGACATTCCGAGGGCGCAGCATGAAGCGCGCGATCTCGCGGCGCGGATCCGTGCGGTGGCGACGCAGGTCGATGCCGCCACCGGCCGGTTGCGTGGTGAGTAG
- a CDS encoding NADH-quinone oxidoreductase subunit C yields MTVAAVAADTFAALKSAFPDGALESKIVCGQAIVTVANEPAHAIFQWLQTDPSQQFNYLTDLTCVEYRDPELPLEVVYQLRSLDRKIDLRVKIQLDPDGPLAVRSVVDLWHGAEWLEREVWDMFGVSFAGHPDLRRILMWEGYSEGFPLRKSFPLRGHWSRAEQTRQALEANPEAYYSLEELSIAEAYHELPADVRERLAAAGKVLP; encoded by the coding sequence GTGACCGTGGCGGCAGTCGCGGCGGACACCTTCGCGGCACTCAAGTCGGCCTTTCCCGACGGAGCATTGGAGTCGAAGATCGTCTGTGGCCAGGCGATCGTCACGGTCGCGAATGAACCGGCGCATGCGATCTTCCAGTGGCTGCAGACCGATCCGTCGCAGCAGTTCAATTACCTGACCGATCTGACCTGCGTCGAATACCGCGATCCCGAGTTGCCGCTGGAAGTGGTGTACCAGCTGCGATCGCTCGACCGCAAGATCGACCTGCGCGTCAAGATTCAGCTTGATCCCGACGGTCCTCTCGCAGTGCGTTCGGTCGTCGATCTCTGGCACGGCGCCGAGTGGCTCGAGCGTGAGGTGTGGGACATGTTCGGTGTGAGCTTCGCCGGACACCCCGATCTGCGGCGGATCCTGATGTGGGAGGGGTATTCGGAAGGATTCCCGCTGCGGAAATCGTTCCCCCTGCGCGGGCACTGGTCGCGAGCGGAGCAGACGCGCCAGGCGCTCGAGGCGAATCCCGAAGCGTACTACTCACTCGAAGAGCTCTCCATCGCCGAGGCGTATCACGAGCTTCCCGCCGACGTGCGCGAACGTCTCGCCGCCGCGGGGAAGGTGCTTCCATGA
- the nuoD gene encoding NADH dehydrogenase (quinone) subunit D, giving the protein MTPRTVEMELSTPTLDARGNVRNVPLGVTRRPSESVNDDFGAERMLVNIGPQHPATHGVLRLVVELEGEAVKRVIPHIGYLHSGFEKLGEYRFYNQIIPLTDRTDYLSPMANNIALALAVEQLLGIEITERCRLLRVIACEMSRIISHLVWAGTTGIDLGAYTPFLWMFDQRERIYNLQEAWTGARLTTSVSRVGGMMADIPEGWEDGLRGFLRTFPTTLREVDTMFTRNAIWCGRTQDVGVIGPEDAINYSLSGPMLRASGVAYDVRKDRPYLGYEEFDFDVPVGEHGDSYDRYRVRLEEMFQAVRIMEQALDRLRPGPVDVDDPRVTLPPKSRAMSDMEAMIFHFKQVMEGIKVPAGEVYLGVENPKGELGYYFVSDGTSKPVRWRIRPPSFLNLASLPKLCEGALLSDVIAINASIDIVMGEIDR; this is encoded by the coding sequence ATGACCCCACGCACCGTGGAAATGGAACTGTCGACGCCGACACTCGATGCGCGCGGCAACGTCCGCAACGTGCCGCTGGGGGTGACGCGGCGGCCGAGCGAATCGGTGAACGACGACTTTGGCGCCGAGCGGATGCTGGTCAACATCGGACCGCAGCATCCGGCGACGCACGGAGTTCTGCGCCTGGTTGTCGAGCTCGAAGGCGAGGCGGTCAAGCGGGTCATTCCGCACATCGGCTACCTGCATTCCGGCTTCGAGAAGCTCGGCGAGTATCGCTTCTACAACCAGATCATCCCGCTGACCGACCGGACCGACTACCTGTCGCCGATGGCGAACAACATCGCCCTGGCGCTGGCGGTCGAACAGCTTCTCGGCATCGAGATCACCGAGCGGTGCCGCCTGCTGCGCGTCATCGCGTGCGAGATGAGCCGGATTATCTCGCATCTCGTCTGGGCGGGCACCACGGGAATCGATCTTGGTGCGTATACGCCGTTCCTCTGGATGTTCGATCAGCGCGAGCGGATCTACAACCTGCAGGAAGCGTGGACCGGGGCGCGGTTGACGACGTCGGTGTCGCGCGTGGGCGGGATGATGGCCGACATCCCGGAGGGCTGGGAAGATGGTCTGCGGGGATTCCTGAGGACCTTCCCGACGACCCTTCGCGAAGTCGACACGATGTTCACCCGCAACGCGATCTGGTGCGGGCGCACGCAGGACGTCGGCGTGATCGGTCCGGAGGACGCGATCAACTACTCGCTGTCGGGGCCGATGCTCCGCGCCAGCGGTGTGGCGTACGACGTCCGCAAGGACCGGCCGTATCTCGGTTACGAAGAGTTCGACTTCGACGTTCCGGTCGGCGAGCACGGCGACAGCTACGATCGCTATCGCGTCCGGCTCGAGGAGATGTTCCAGGCGGTGCGGATCATGGAGCAGGCGCTCGACAGGCTGCGCCCCGGTCCGGTCGACGTGGACGATCCGCGGGTGACGTTGCCGCCCAAGTCGCGCGCGATGAGCGACATGGAAGCGATGATCTTCCATTTCAAGCAGGTGATGGAAGGGATCAAGGTACCGGCGGGCGAGGTGTACCTCGGGGTGGAGAACCCCAAGGGAGAGCTGGGCTACTACTTCGTGTCGGATGGTACGTCGAAGCCGGTGCGGTGGCGGATCCGGCCGCCATCGTTCCTCAACCTGGCGTCGCTCCCCAAGCTCTGCGAAGGGGCGCTCCTCTCCGACGTGATCGCGATCAACGCCAGCATCGACATCGTCATGGGAGAGATCGACCGGTGA